Proteins co-encoded in one Paraburkholderia edwinii genomic window:
- the phoR gene encoding phosphate regulon sensor histidine kinase PhoR — MNTIWARSLVSLVLLAVLCAAVGAIAGVKAALILAIVVLLAQGIFSTFHKQQLWRLLDAPVYGEVPSAPGIWGEIYYRLHKLAKRWHAQVRQVEQQHSRFIQAIQASPNGVAMLDDHDQIEWCNAISEQHFGLDAKRDLRQHITHLVRQPDFVRYLNSHHYEEMLIMRGMGERRQNVLSVQVFPYGENRKLVLSQDITELERTDSMRRDFVANVSHELKTPLTVLSGFLETMRELPLNDAERARYLELMEQQASRMQHIVRDLLVLATLEGDGKPPSEQMVDMRAVLRHLKDDAETLSAGRHRVSFDIDEGLTVTGVETEILSALGNLVTNAIRYTPDGGSIHVNWNIHGAQATFSVIDSGLGIPAADIPRLTERFYRVDRSRSRDTGGTGLGLAIVKHVLQRHDAQLEVKSEEGRGSTFTARFPAFRTARRQPAPV; from the coding sequence ATGAACACCATCTGGGCGCGCTCCCTTGTTTCGCTCGTGCTGCTCGCTGTTCTATGTGCGGCGGTCGGGGCGATTGCAGGCGTCAAGGCCGCGCTGATTCTCGCGATCGTCGTGCTGCTCGCGCAGGGCATCTTCAGCACATTTCACAAGCAGCAGCTCTGGCGTCTGCTCGACGCGCCCGTGTACGGTGAAGTGCCGAGCGCGCCCGGCATCTGGGGCGAAATCTACTACCGGCTGCATAAGCTCGCGAAGCGCTGGCACGCGCAGGTGCGCCAGGTCGAGCAGCAGCACTCGCGTTTTATTCAGGCCATCCAGGCATCGCCAAACGGCGTCGCCATGCTTGACGATCACGACCAGATCGAATGGTGTAACGCGATCTCCGAGCAGCATTTCGGACTCGATGCGAAACGCGATCTGCGTCAGCACATCACGCATCTCGTGCGTCAGCCCGACTTCGTCCGCTACCTGAACTCGCACCACTACGAAGAGATGCTGATCATGCGCGGCATGGGCGAGCGGCGGCAGAACGTGCTGTCGGTGCAGGTGTTCCCCTACGGCGAAAATCGCAAGCTCGTGCTGTCGCAGGACATCACCGAGCTCGAGCGCACAGACTCGATGCGCCGCGATTTCGTCGCGAACGTATCGCACGAGCTGAAGACGCCGCTCACGGTGCTGTCCGGCTTTCTCGAAACGATGCGCGAGCTGCCGCTTAACGACGCCGAACGTGCGCGCTATCTCGAACTGATGGAGCAGCAGGCGTCGCGCATGCAGCACATCGTGCGCGACCTGCTCGTGCTTGCCACACTGGAAGGCGACGGCAAGCCGCCGAGCGAGCAGATGGTCGATATGCGCGCGGTGTTGCGGCATCTGAAGGATGACGCCGAAACGCTGTCGGCCGGCCGGCATCGTGTTTCGTTCGATATCGATGAAGGTTTGACGGTGACCGGCGTCGAGACCGAAATACTGAGCGCGCTCGGCAATCTGGTGACGAACGCGATCCGCTATACGCCCGACGGCGGATCGATACACGTGAACTGGAACATTCACGGCGCGCAGGCAACGTTCTCGGTGATCGATAGCGGCCTGGGCATTCCCGCGGCCGATATTCCGCGCCTGACCGAGCGCTTCTATCGCGTCGACCGCAGCCGTTCGCGCGACACGGGCGGCACGGGCCTTGGGCTCGCCATCGTGAAGCACGTGCTGCAGCGTCACGATGCGCAACTCGAAGTGAAGAGCGAAGAAGGGCGCGGCAGCACGTTTACCGCGCGCTTCCCCGCGTTCCGCACGGCGCGGCGGCAGCCGGCGCCGGTCTAA
- the phoU gene encoding phosphate signaling complex protein PhoU, producing the protein MSDKHLSSQFDADLNLLSSKVLEMGGLVEAQIVDAMNALNNFDLEVAEKVIAAEDRLNVMEVEIDEECSNIIARRQPAARDLRLLLAISKTITNLERAGDEAEKIAKRTKRLMEDGASRTINIAEIKLSGEMAVSILRRALDAFARLDTVAAAQIVRDDKAIDEEFRAFVRKLISYMTEDPRSISVGLDFLFIAKAIERIGDHAKNIAEFIIYIVKGTDVRHKSRDALEREALS; encoded by the coding sequence ATGTCCGATAAACACCTGTCCAGTCAGTTCGACGCCGACCTGAACCTGCTTTCGTCGAAGGTGCTCGAAATGGGCGGCCTCGTCGAAGCGCAGATCGTCGACGCGATGAACGCGCTCAACAACTTCGACCTCGAGGTCGCCGAAAAGGTGATCGCGGCCGAAGACCGTCTGAACGTGATGGAAGTCGAAATCGACGAAGAGTGCAGCAACATCATCGCGCGCCGCCAGCCGGCCGCACGCGACCTGCGCCTGCTGCTCGCGATTTCGAAGACCATCACGAATCTCGAGCGCGCCGGCGACGAAGCTGAGAAGATCGCGAAGCGCACCAAGCGCCTGATGGAAGACGGCGCATCGCGCACGATCAATATCGCCGAGATCAAGCTGTCGGGCGAAATGGCCGTCTCGATCCTGCGCCGCGCACTCGATGCGTTCGCGCGTCTCGATACGGTGGCGGCCGCGCAGATCGTGCGCGACGACAAGGCGATCGACGAGGAATTCCGCGCCTTTGTGCGCAAGCTGATCTCGTACATGACCGAAGATCCGCGTTCGATTTCGGTGGGCCTCGACTTCCTGTTCATCGCGAAGGCGATCGAACGGATCGGCGACCACGCGAAGAACATCGCGGAATTCATCATTTACATCGTGAAGGGCACGGATGTGCGGCACAAGTCGCGCGACGCGCTCGAGCGAGAGGCGCTCAGCTGA
- the ppk1 gene encoding polyphosphate kinase 1, giving the protein MSIRYPLLNRELGILGFNERVLAQAADPAVPLLERLRFICITSSNLDEFFEIRMAGLQEQMRDNPGALSPDGMSLQHAYDLVAERAQKLVHRQYAMLHETVLPALEDEGIYFHGTEAWSEAQTEWARSYFVDELLPVLTPIGLDPAHPFPRVLNKSLNFVVELEGKDAFGRQAVMGIVQAPRALPRLVRMPQELSGYPHGFVLLSSLMQRFVNELFPNLMVRSCNQFRITRNSELFVDEDEITNLRVALQGELPARHLGNAVRLEVSADTPAHMVQRLLDESGLSEKDCYRVDGPVNLVRLMQLPEMVDRPDLKFVPHIPATPSQIATSANLFDVIDQGDVLLHHPYESFQPVLELLLQAAKDPNVVAIKQTIYRTGTDSPLMDALMQAARNGKEVTVVVELLARFDEETNINWASQLEAVGAHVVYGVVGHKCHAKMMLIVRRVSEAGKSMLKRYVHLGTGNYHPRTARLYTDFGLMTADQKICEDVHHVFQQLTGIGGELALHELWQSPFTLHPRLVEAIRNEAEHARAGKRARIVAKMNALLEPTVITELYEASQAGVKIDLIVRGVCALQPGVPGLSENITVRSIVGRFLEHHRIFYFYDGGKEQVYLSSADWMDRNFFRRVEVAFPINNRRLKRRVIAEGLSAFLGDNQAAWLMQSDGHYRRRRPGKSSRNAQMSLLTKFCS; this is encoded by the coding sequence ATGTCCATCCGCTACCCTCTTCTGAATCGCGAGCTGGGCATTCTGGGTTTCAACGAGCGCGTACTCGCGCAGGCCGCCGATCCGGCCGTCCCATTGCTCGAACGTCTACGCTTTATCTGCATTACCAGCAGCAACCTCGACGAGTTCTTTGAAATCCGCATGGCCGGATTGCAGGAGCAGATGCGCGACAATCCCGGCGCGCTGTCGCCGGACGGCATGTCGTTACAGCATGCCTACGATCTCGTGGCCGAACGCGCGCAAAAACTCGTGCACCGCCAGTACGCCATGCTGCATGAGACGGTCCTGCCCGCGCTCGAAGACGAAGGCATCTATTTCCACGGCACCGAAGCGTGGAGCGAAGCCCAGACGGAATGGGCGCGCAGCTATTTCGTCGACGAACTGCTGCCGGTACTCACGCCGATCGGGCTCGATCCCGCGCACCCTTTTCCGCGCGTGCTGAACAAGAGCCTGAACTTCGTCGTCGAACTCGAGGGCAAGGATGCGTTCGGCCGCCAGGCGGTGATGGGCATCGTGCAGGCGCCGCGCGCGCTGCCGCGACTCGTGCGCATGCCGCAGGAGCTGTCCGGCTATCCGCACGGCTTCGTGCTGCTGAGCTCGCTGATGCAGCGCTTCGTCAACGAGCTGTTCCCGAATCTGATGGTGCGCAGCTGCAACCAGTTTCGGATCACGCGCAACAGTGAGTTGTTCGTCGACGAGGACGAAATCACGAACCTGCGCGTCGCGCTGCAGGGCGAACTGCCGGCACGGCATCTGGGCAACGCGGTGCGGCTCGAAGTATCGGCCGATACGCCCGCGCATATGGTGCAGCGCCTCCTCGACGAAAGCGGCCTGTCGGAGAAGGACTGCTACCGCGTCGACGGCCCCGTGAATCTTGTGCGGCTGATGCAGTTGCCCGAGATGGTCGACCGTCCGGACCTCAAGTTCGTCCCACATATTCCGGCGACGCCGTCGCAAATCGCGACGAGCGCGAACCTGTTCGACGTGATCGACCAGGGCGACGTGCTGCTCCATCATCCGTACGAAAGCTTCCAGCCGGTGCTCGAGTTGCTGCTGCAGGCCGCGAAGGACCCGAACGTCGTCGCGATCAAGCAGACCATCTATCGCACCGGCACCGACTCGCCGCTGATGGATGCGCTGATGCAGGCGGCGCGTAACGGCAAGGAAGTGACGGTCGTCGTCGAACTGCTCGCGCGCTTCGACGAGGAAACCAACATCAACTGGGCGTCGCAGCTCGAAGCGGTCGGCGCGCACGTCGTGTATGGCGTGGTCGGCCACAAGTGCCACGCGAAGATGATGCTGATCGTGCGGCGCGTGTCCGAGGCCGGCAAGTCGATGCTCAAGCGCTACGTGCACCTCGGCACCGGCAATTACCATCCGCGCACCGCGCGTCTTTACACCGACTTCGGCTTGATGACGGCCGATCAGAAGATCTGCGAAGACGTGCATCACGTGTTCCAGCAACTGACCGGCATCGGCGGCGAGTTGGCGTTGCACGAACTGTGGCAGTCGCCGTTCACGCTGCATCCGCGTCTTGTCGAAGCGATTCGCAACGAGGCCGAGCATGCGCGCGCCGGCAAGCGCGCACGCATCGTCGCGAAGATGAATGCGCTACTCGAGCCGACCGTGATCACCGAGTTGTATGAGGCGTCGCAGGCGGGCGTGAAGATCGATCTGATCGTGCGCGGCGTGTGTGCGTTGCAGCCCGGCGTACCAGGGCTGTCGGAGAACATTACGGTGCGCTCGATCGTCGGACGCTTTCTCGAGCATCACCGCATCTTCTATTTCTACGATGGCGGCAAGGAACAGGTCTATCTGTCGAGCGCCGACTGGATGGACCGCAATTTCTTCCGCCGTGTCGAAGTCGCGTTCCCGATCAATAACCGGCGGCTGAAGCGGCGCGTAATCGCGGAAGGCCTGTCGGCTTTCCTCGGCGATAACCAGGCTGCATGGCTCATGCAAAGCGACGGCCACTATCGCCGGCGCCGGCCGGGCAAGTCGTCGCGCAATGCGCAGATGAGCCTGTTGACGAAGTTCTGTTCGTAA
- the pstB gene encoding phosphate ABC transporter ATP-binding protein PstB gives MNMAESHLNPVERPAAPAGFDPAQNGQAHAPSRPKIEVNNLNFFYGKYHALKNINLHIPEGKVTAFIGPSGCGKSTLLRTFNKMYALYPEQRAEGEILMDGENLLTTKRDISLLRARIGMVFQKPTPFPMSIYDNIAFGVKMFETLTRSEMDDRVEWALTKAALWNEVKDKLGQSGYGLSGGQQQRLCIARGIAIRPEVLLLDEPCSALDPISTGRIEELIAELKSDYTVVIVTHNMQQAARCSDYTAYMYLGELIEFGDTEKIFIKPVRKETEDYITGRFG, from the coding sequence ATGAACATGGCAGAAAGTCACCTGAATCCCGTCGAACGTCCGGCCGCGCCGGCAGGTTTCGATCCCGCCCAGAACGGCCAGGCACATGCGCCTTCGCGGCCCAAGATCGAAGTCAACAATCTGAACTTCTTCTACGGCAAGTATCACGCGCTGAAGAACATCAACCTGCATATTCCCGAAGGCAAGGTGACCGCGTTCATCGGCCCGTCGGGTTGCGGCAAGTCGACGCTGTTGCGCACGTTCAACAAGATGTATGCGCTCTATCCCGAGCAGCGCGCCGAAGGCGAAATCCTGATGGACGGCGAGAATCTGCTCACGACGAAGCGCGATATTTCGCTGCTGCGCGCGCGTATCGGCATGGTGTTCCAGAAGCCGACGCCGTTCCCGATGTCGATCTACGACAACATCGCGTTCGGTGTGAAGATGTTCGAGACGCTCACGCGCTCGGAAATGGACGACCGTGTTGAATGGGCGCTCACGAAAGCGGCGCTGTGGAACGAAGTGAAAGATAAACTCGGCCAGAGCGGTTACGGCCTGTCCGGTGGTCAGCAGCAGCGTCTGTGCATCGCGCGCGGCATTGCGATCCGTCCGGAAGTGCTGCTGCTCGACGAGCCGTGCTCGGCGCTCGACCCGATTTCGACGGGCCGTATCGAAGAACTGATCGCCGAGCTGAAGAGCGATTACACGGTGGTCATCGTGACGCACAACATGCAGCAGGCCGCGCGTTGTTCGGACTACACTGCTTATATGTACCTGGGTGAATTGATCGAGTTCGGCGACACCGAAAAGATCTTTATCAAGCCGGTGCGTAAGGAAACCGAAGACTACATCACCGGCCGTTTCGGTTGA
- the phoB gene encoding phosphate regulon transcriptional regulator PhoB — protein sequence MPSSILIIEDEPAISELISVNLQHAGHCPIRAYNAEQAQNLISDVLPDLVLLDWMLPGKSGIAFARDLRNNERTKHIPIIMLTARGDEQDKVLGLEIGADDYVTKPFSPKELMARIKAVLRRRAPQLTEDVVAINGLKLDPSTHRVAAHAQGSEIKLDLGPTEFRLLHFFMTHPERVHSRTQLLDQVWGDHVFVEERTVDVHIKRLRAALKPAGCDAMIETVRGSGYRLAKSA from the coding sequence ATGCCCAGCAGTATTCTTATCATCGAAGACGAACCCGCGATTTCCGAACTGATTTCGGTGAATCTTCAACACGCAGGACACTGCCCGATCCGCGCCTATAACGCGGAACAGGCGCAAAACCTGATTAGCGACGTACTGCCCGACCTCGTCCTGCTCGACTGGATGCTGCCGGGCAAATCGGGCATTGCATTCGCCCGCGACCTGCGCAACAACGAACGCACGAAGCATATTCCGATCATCATGCTGACCGCGCGCGGCGATGAGCAGGACAAGGTGCTCGGCCTCGAAATCGGCGCCGACGACTATGTAACGAAGCCGTTTTCGCCGAAGGAACTGATGGCGCGCATCAAGGCGGTGTTGCGCCGCCGCGCGCCGCAGCTGACCGAGGATGTCGTCGCGATCAATGGTTTGAAGCTCGATCCGTCCACGCATCGCGTCGCCGCGCATGCGCAGGGCAGCGAGATCAAGCTCGATCTCGGACCGACCGAATTCCGTCTGCTGCATTTCTTCATGACGCATCCGGAGCGCGTGCACAGCCGCACGCAACTGCTCGACCAGGTGTGGGGCGACCACGTGTTCGTCGAAGAGCGGACCGTCGACGTGCATATCAAGCGTCTGCGCGCCGCCCTTAAACCGGCCGGTTGCGATGCTATGATTGAAACCGTTCGCGGCAGCGGTTATCGGCTCGCGAAAAGCGCTTAA
- the glmM gene encoding phosphoglucosamine mutase encodes MTRRYFGTDGIRGKVGDAPITPDFVLRLGYAAGKVLAGADRWTKSGTRPTVLIGKDTRVSGYMLEAALESGFSAAGVDVMLAGPMPTPGVAYLTRALRLAAGVVISASHNPYYDNGIKFFSADGNKLPDEVEAQIEQRLEQPLDCAPSEQLGKARRLDDAAGRYIEFCKSTFPANYDLHGMKLVVDCAHGAAYDVAPHVFHELGADVVPIGVAPNGFNINDGVGATAPDALMRAVRANNADLGIALDGDADRLQIVDSTGRLFNGDELLYVLVKDRISTDGKVDGAVGTLMTNMAVEVALQREGVEFVRAAVGDRYVLEKLRERGWQLGAEGSGHILSLDRHSTGDGIVSALLVLAAMQRSGKSLAQLLEGVTLFPQKLINVRMQPGADWKGSDAIRSAISAAQGALDGSGRVLIRASGTEPVLRVMVEAAREQDALEHAETIAEVVRRATS; translated from the coding sequence ATGACACGGCGCTACTTCGGTACAGATGGCATTCGGGGCAAAGTCGGCGACGCGCCGATCACGCCGGACTTCGTATTGCGGCTCGGCTATGCGGCCGGCAAGGTGCTGGCGGGTGCGGATCGCTGGACGAAGAGCGGCACGCGCCCGACGGTTCTGATCGGCAAGGACACGCGAGTGTCGGGCTACATGCTCGAAGCGGCGCTCGAATCGGGCTTTTCGGCCGCGGGCGTCGACGTGATGCTTGCCGGCCCGATGCCGACGCCCGGCGTCGCGTATCTGACGCGCGCGCTGCGTCTCGCGGCCGGCGTCGTGATCAGCGCATCGCACAACCCGTACTACGACAACGGCATCAAGTTCTTTTCCGCGGACGGCAACAAGCTACCCGACGAAGTCGAAGCCCAAATCGAGCAGCGACTCGAACAGCCGCTCGATTGCGCGCCGTCCGAGCAGCTCGGCAAGGCGCGACGTCTTGACGATGCTGCCGGCCGCTACATCGAGTTCTGCAAGAGCACGTTCCCTGCGAACTACGACCTGCACGGCATGAAGCTCGTCGTCGATTGCGCGCATGGCGCTGCCTACGATGTCGCGCCGCACGTATTCCACGAGCTCGGCGCGGACGTGGTGCCGATCGGCGTCGCGCCGAACGGCTTCAACATCAACGACGGCGTTGGTGCGACCGCGCCCGATGCGCTGATGCGCGCGGTGCGGGCCAACAATGCGGACCTCGGCATCGCGCTCGACGGCGATGCGGACCGCCTTCAGATCGTCGATTCTACCGGCCGGCTCTTCAACGGCGACGAACTGCTGTACGTGCTCGTCAAGGATCGCATCTCGACCGACGGCAAGGTCGACGGCGCGGTCGGGACGTTGATGACCAACATGGCAGTCGAAGTCGCGCTGCAGCGCGAGGGCGTGGAATTCGTGCGCGCGGCGGTCGGCGACCGCTATGTGCTCGAGAAATTGCGCGAGCGCGGCTGGCAGCTCGGCGCCGAGGGTTCGGGGCATATCCTGTCGCTGGACCGCCATTCGACCGGCGATGGCATCGTATCGGCGTTGCTGGTGCTCGCGGCGATGCAGCGCAGCGGCAAGTCGCTCGCGCAGTTGCTCGAAGGCGTGACGCTGTTCCCGCAGAAACTGATCAACGTACGCATGCAGCCGGGTGCCGACTGGAAGGGCAGCGATGCGATCCGGAGCGCGATCAGCGCGGCCCAGGGCGCGCTCGACGGCAGCGGACGCGTACTGATTCGCGCCTCGGGCACCGAGCCGGTCTTGCGTGTCATGGTCGAGGCCGCGCGCGAACAGGACGCGCTCGAACACGCGGAAACCATCGCGGAAGTCGTCCGCCGGGCAACAAGCTGA
- the pstA gene encoding phosphate ABC transporter permease PstA, giving the protein MSQPLNMPGMADAATLEKTRNRLQKRRRVTNAVALTLSLAAMAFGLLWLVWILYTTLRLGVGGLSIELFTQSTPPPNTDGGGLANAIVGSLLLCVLATVIGTPIGIMAGVYLAEYGQKGPLASITRFINDILLSAPSIVVGLFVYALVVAKMGHFSGWAGVVSLGLLQIPIVIRTTENMLKLVPNALREAAFALGTPKWKMVLSITLKASLAGIVTGVLLAVARIAGETAPLLFTALSNQFFTWDMNQPMANLPVTIFKFAMSPFAQWQSLAWAGVFLITLGVLGLNILARTIFSNK; this is encoded by the coding sequence ATGAGCCAGCCTCTGAACATGCCGGGCATGGCCGACGCGGCCACGCTCGAAAAAACCCGCAACAGGCTGCAGAAGCGCCGCCGGGTCACCAACGCGGTCGCGCTCACGCTGTCGCTCGCGGCGATGGCGTTCGGCCTGCTGTGGCTGGTCTGGATTCTCTACACGACGCTGCGTCTCGGCGTCGGTGGCCTCTCGATCGAACTCTTCACGCAGTCCACGCCACCGCCGAACACCGATGGCGGCGGTCTCGCGAACGCGATCGTCGGCAGCCTGCTGCTGTGCGTGCTGGCCACCGTGATCGGCACGCCGATCGGCATCATGGCCGGCGTCTATCTCGCCGAATACGGCCAGAAGGGTCCGCTTGCAAGCATCACGCGATTTATCAACGACATCCTGCTGTCGGCGCCGTCGATCGTGGTCGGTCTGTTCGTCTATGCGCTCGTCGTCGCGAAGATGGGCCACTTCAGCGGCTGGGCCGGCGTCGTCTCGCTCGGCCTGCTGCAGATTCCGATCGTGATCCGCACGACCGAGAACATGCTGAAGCTCGTGCCGAACGCATTGCGTGAAGCGGCTTTCGCGCTCGGTACGCCGAAGTGGAAGATGGTGCTGTCGATCACGCTGAAAGCGTCGCTCGCGGGCATCGTGACCGGCGTGCTGCTCGCGGTTGCGAGGATTGCCGGCGAAACCGCGCCGCTGCTCTTCACGGCGCTGTCGAATCAGTTCTTCACGTGGGACATGAACCAGCCGATGGCGAACCTGCCCGTCACGATCTTCAAGTTCGCGATGAGCCCGTTCGCGCAGTGGCAGTCGCTCGCATGGGCGGGTGTGTTCCTCATTACGCTCGGTGTGCTTGGATTGAATATCCTCGCGCGTACGATCTTCTCGAATAAGTAA
- the pstS gene encoding phosphate ABC transporter substrate-binding protein PstS, with protein MKLMQTAFAGIAGALFAIAAHAATDITGAGSTFAAPIYTKWADAYQKNGGGKVNYQGIGSSGGIKQIIAKTVDFAGSDAPLKDDELAKDGLFQFPTVVGGVVPVVNLPGVKAGEIVLSGEVLGDIYLGKIKKWNDPAIAALNPKAKLPDTDIAVVRRADGSGTSFIWTNYLSKVNGEWKSKVGEGTTVNWPTGTGGKGNDGVAAFVQRLPGAIGYVEWAYAKQNHMTYTAMKNTTGAVVEPKTETFKAAAAGADWSKTFYQILTDEPGKDAWPVVGATFVLLHTTQDKPAEGAETLKFFDWAFKNGNQAATDLDYISLPPSVVEQIKSQWKTKVKDASGKSIAAE; from the coding sequence ATGAAATTGATGCAAACCGCGTTCGCTGGCATCGCTGGCGCGCTCTTCGCGATCGCAGCGCATGCAGCAACTGATATTACCGGCGCGGGCAGCACCTTTGCGGCACCGATTTACACGAAATGGGCAGACGCCTATCAGAAGAACGGCGGCGGCAAGGTCAACTACCAGGGCATCGGCTCCTCCGGTGGTATCAAGCAGATCATTGCAAAGACGGTCGATTTTGCCGGTTCGGACGCTCCGCTCAAGGATGACGAACTCGCGAAAGACGGTCTTTTCCAGTTTCCGACGGTCGTCGGCGGCGTGGTGCCCGTCGTCAACCTGCCCGGCGTGAAGGCCGGCGAAATTGTGCTGTCGGGCGAAGTGCTCGGCGACATCTACCTCGGCAAGATCAAGAAGTGGAACGACCCGGCGATCGCCGCACTGAACCCGAAGGCAAAGCTGCCGGATACGGATATCGCAGTGGTGCGCCGCGCTGACGGTTCGGGCACCAGCTTCATCTGGACGAATTACCTGTCGAAGGTCAACGGCGAGTGGAAGTCGAAGGTCGGCGAAGGCACGACCGTCAACTGGCCGACCGGCACGGGCGGTAAGGGTAACGACGGCGTCGCGGCCTTCGTGCAGCGTCTGCCGGGCGCGATCGGCTATGTCGAGTGGGCGTACGCGAAGCAGAACCACATGACGTACACGGCAATGAAGAACACGACGGGCGCAGTGGTTGAGCCGAAGACGGAAACCTTCAAGGCAGCGGCTGCTGGCGCTGACTGGTCGAAGACGTTCTACCAGATCCTGACGGACGAGCCGGGCAAGGACGCATGGCCGGTCGTCGGCGCGACGTTCGTGCTGCTGCACACGACGCAGGACAAGCCGGCTGAAGGCGCGGAAACGCTGAAGTTCTTCGACTGGGCGTTCAAGAACGGCAACCAGGCTGCGACGGATCTGGACTACATCTCGCTGCCGCCTTCGGTGGTCGAGCAGATCAAGTCGCAGTGGAAGACGAAGGTGAAGGACGCTTCGGGCAAGTCGATCGCAGCGGAGTAA
- the pstC gene encoding phosphate ABC transporter permease PstC, which produces MSDIPIVSNPPGSAAQQKAPSRSGDVIFGGLARLAAIVTLLLLGGIIVSLIIASLPTIEKFGFSFLWTADWDPPSEQFGALVPIYGTIATSIIALIIAVPVSFGIALFLTELSPAWLRRPLGIAIELLAAIPSIVYGMWGLLVFAPIFAEWFEKPLGTLLSGVPIVGALFKGAPIGIGILCAGVILAIMIIPYIASVMRDVFEVTPVLLKESAYGIGCTTWEVMWKIVLPFTKNGVIGGVMLGLGRALGETMAVTFVIGNTNLLDNVSLFSPGNSITSALANEFAEAGPGLHTAALMELGLILFVITFIVLAISKLMLLRLEKGEGTKR; this is translated from the coding sequence ATGTCCGACATTCCAATTGTGTCGAACCCGCCAGGCAGCGCAGCGCAGCAGAAGGCACCCAGCCGCTCCGGCGACGTTATCTTCGGCGGCCTTGCGCGGCTTGCCGCTATCGTTACCTTATTGTTGCTCGGTGGCATTATTGTGTCGCTGATCATCGCGTCACTGCCGACCATCGAGAAGTTCGGTTTTAGCTTCCTCTGGACGGCCGACTGGGATCCACCCTCGGAGCAGTTCGGCGCGCTGGTGCCGATTTACGGCACGATCGCGACGTCGATCATTGCGCTCATCATCGCTGTGCCGGTTAGCTTCGGCATTGCGCTGTTTCTCACTGAATTGTCGCCCGCGTGGTTGCGCCGGCCGCTCGGCATCGCGATCGAACTGCTCGCCGCGATTCCGTCGATCGTCTACGGCATGTGGGGTCTGCTGGTTTTCGCGCCGATTTTCGCGGAGTGGTTCGAAAAGCCGCTCGGCACGCTGCTCTCGGGTGTGCCGATTGTCGGCGCGCTGTTCAAGGGCGCGCCGATCGGCATCGGTATCCTGTGCGCCGGTGTGATTCTCGCGATCATGATCATCCCGTACATCGCCTCGGTGATGCGCGACGTGTTCGAAGTCACGCCTGTGCTGCTGAAGGAATCGGCATACGGCATCGGCTGCACGACGTGGGAAGTGATGTGGAAGATCGTGCTGCCGTTCACGAAGAACGGCGTGATCGGTGGCGTCATGCTCGGTCTTGGTCGCGCGCTCGGCGAGACGATGGCGGTGACGTTCGTGATCGGTAACACGAACCTGCTCGACAACGTGTCGCTGTTCTCGCCTGGCAACAGCATCACGTCGGCGCTCGCCAACGAGTTCGCCGAAGCCGGGCCGGGCCTGCATACGGCGGCGCTGATGGAACTCGGTCTGATCCTGTTCGTGATCACGTTCATCGTGCTCGCGATTTCCAAACTGATGCTGCTGCGTCTCGAGAAAGGGGAGGGCACCAAGCGATGA